A genome region from Candidatus Binataceae bacterium includes the following:
- a CDS encoding LutB/LldF family L-lactate oxidation iron-sulfur protein — MPHESAPQDFFAAAEAAVADTQLRRKLENATGRHLDHVAATRAEFPAYEAERDASRRIKEESIARLDELLVRLKERLEANGCNVFVAADAAEARKYIVGLARERGARRVVKGKSMATEEIALNPALAEAGCEVVETDLGEYIVQLRGERPSHIITPAIHLSKEDIGLLFNDKLHIPYTSEPTALTAVARERLREVFLAAEMGVTGANFAIAETGTLVLVENEGNGRMSSTLPEIFVAVMGIEKVIPAMADLSHFLEVLARTATGQKLTTYTNFISGPRRAGEADGPREVHVVMLDNGRSAMLADPVLREALYCLRCGACLNVCPIYRRVGGHAYGSTYPGPIGSILSPSLFGGATAALPFASTLCGACREICPVKIDIPRILLHLRWKETATDKGGDGALPAPEWPRAAERARDGVRTFSRMARHPFRTRVLGRMAALLMWPFARSGYVRWMPPPFSNWTHVRDFPAPRFRRRRKARAKIEAANDAAKA; from the coding sequence ATGCCGCACGAAAGCGCGCCACAAGATTTCTTTGCCGCGGCCGAGGCCGCGGTCGCCGACACGCAGTTGCGGCGCAAGCTCGAGAACGCGACCGGACGCCATCTCGACCACGTCGCCGCTACGCGCGCCGAGTTCCCCGCCTACGAGGCCGAGCGCGACGCCTCGCGCCGGATAAAAGAGGAATCGATCGCGCGGCTCGACGAGCTGCTGGTCCGGCTCAAGGAGCGGCTCGAGGCCAACGGATGCAACGTGTTCGTTGCCGCCGACGCGGCCGAGGCGCGAAAGTATATCGTCGGCCTCGCCCGCGAGCGCGGCGCGCGCCGCGTGGTCAAAGGCAAGTCGATGGCGACCGAGGAGATCGCGCTCAACCCGGCGCTGGCGGAAGCCGGATGCGAGGTGGTCGAAACCGACCTCGGCGAATACATCGTGCAACTGCGCGGCGAGCGCCCCTCGCACATCATCACGCCCGCGATCCATCTCTCCAAGGAAGACATCGGGCTGCTCTTCAACGATAAGCTGCATATCCCCTACACCTCTGAGCCGACCGCGTTGACGGCGGTCGCGCGCGAGCGCCTGCGCGAGGTCTTCCTCGCCGCCGAGATGGGCGTGACCGGCGCCAATTTCGCGATCGCCGAAACCGGCACCCTGGTGCTGGTCGAAAACGAGGGCAACGGGCGGATGTCGAGCACGCTGCCCGAAATTTTCGTCGCCGTGATGGGCATCGAGAAGGTCATCCCCGCGATGGCCGACTTGAGCCACTTCCTCGAGGTGCTCGCGCGTACGGCGACCGGGCAGAAGCTGACCACCTATACGAATTTCATCAGCGGGCCGCGGCGCGCCGGCGAGGCCGACGGTCCGCGCGAAGTGCACGTGGTGATGCTCGACAACGGCCGCAGCGCGATGCTCGCCGATCCGGTGCTGCGCGAAGCGCTTTACTGTCTGCGTTGCGGCGCATGCCTCAACGTCTGCCCGATCTACCGGCGCGTCGGCGGCCACGCCTACGGCTCGACTTATCCGGGACCGATCGGCTCGATCCTGAGCCCGAGCCTGTTCGGTGGCGCGACCGCCGCGCTGCCGTTCGCCTCGACGCTCTGCGGAGCATGCCGCGAGATATGTCCGGTGAAGATCGACATCCCGCGCATCCTGCTCCATCTGCGATGGAAGGAAACAGCCACGGACAAGGGCGGAGACGGCGCGCTGCCGGCGCCCGAGTGGCCGCGCGCGGCGGAGCGCGCGCGCGACGGGGTGAGGACGTTTTCCCGGATGGCCAGGCATCCGTTCAGGACGCGCGTACTCGGGCGGATGGCGGCGCTTTTGATGTGGCCGTTTGCGCGGAGCGGTTACGTGCGATGGATGCCGCCGCCGTTCAGCAACTGGACCCACGTGCGCGATTTCCCGGCGCCGCGTTTCCGCCGTCGGCGTAAGGCCCGCGCGAAGATCGAGGCCGCGAACGACGCGGCAAAGGCGTAG
- a CDS encoding lactate utilization protein: MAEFHKLIANVREALEHQVAAPAHNGEAASAEAVPTAQAARRVELASQFARELQAVGGHFLGTPTPKETIACVLEVATALNARSVAVGAGIFIDPAPIVDALERAGIEVFRTAPVADDAARAVLRQTLAQCDFALVEADYAIAATGTLAMLATPERPSSLTLVPPVNVILVSIERILTDLAAAIAAIGAEAIASHRLALVTGPSRTADIEKRIVLGVHGPRELHVAAVWQGND, translated from the coding sequence GTGGCCGAGTTCCACAAACTCATCGCGAACGTGCGCGAGGCGCTGGAGCACCAGGTAGCAGCGCCGGCGCACAACGGCGAGGCAGCCTCGGCCGAGGCCGTACCGACGGCTCAGGCGGCGCGCCGGGTCGAGCTCGCCTCGCAGTTCGCGCGCGAACTGCAGGCGGTGGGCGGCCATTTTCTCGGCACGCCCACGCCCAAGGAGACGATCGCGTGCGTGCTCGAAGTCGCGACGGCGCTCAACGCGCGTAGCGTGGCCGTCGGCGCCGGCATTTTCATCGACCCCGCGCCGATCGTCGACGCGCTCGAGCGCGCCGGAATTGAGGTTTTTCGCACCGCTCCCGTGGCCGACGACGCGGCGCGCGCGGTGTTGCGGCAAACGCTCGCGCAATGCGATTTCGCGCTGGTCGAGGCCGATTACGCGATCGCCGCGACCGGCACGCTCGCGATGCTCGCGACGCCCGAGCGCCCCTCCTCGCTCACCCTGGTGCCGCCGGTCAACGTGATCCTTGTCAGTATCGAGCGAATCTTGACCGACCTCGCCGCCGCGATCGCCGCAATCGGCGCCGAAGCCATCGCGAGCCATCGCCTGGCCCTGGTCACCGGTCCAAGCCGCACCGCCGATATCGAAAAGCGCATCGTGCTCGGCGTGCACGGACCGCGCGAGCTTCACGTCGCAGCCGTATGGCAGGGCAATGACTGA